Proteins encoded by one window of Gemmatimonadales bacterium:
- a CDS encoding pilin codes for KEKAYIAGMKADLRNLVTAQEAYFADNVTYASVLSNLNYNVSAGNTVSISSATGTGWAATSSNNATAKTCGIFVGSATPPVTGENEGAPTCQ; via the coding sequence AAGGAGAAGGCCTACATCGCGGGCATGAAGGCCGACCTTCGGAACCTGGTCACGGCCCAGGAGGCGTACTTCGCCGACAACGTGACCTACGCGTCGGTGCTGTCGAACCTCAACTACAACGTCTCGGCCGGCAACACGGTGTCGATCTCCTCGGCCACCGGCACCGGCTGGGCAGCGACGTCGAGCAACAACGCCACGGCGAAGACCTGCGGGATCTTCGTGGGGAGCGCGACGCCGCCGGTCACCGGCGAGAACGAAGGCGCGCCGACCTGCCAGTAA